The following are encoded together in the Stegostoma tigrinum isolate sSteTig4 chromosome 20, sSteTig4.hap1, whole genome shotgun sequence genome:
- the as3mt gene encoding arsenite methyltransferase isoform X1 — MAQQQGHGESSSECPGEMGIREDVKDYYGRRLQKTEDLVLNMCVTPAKPLPNYVRDVLKAVHEEVSSKYYGCGLVVPECLENCWILDLGSGSGRDCYMLSKLVGERGHVTGIDMTEGQIQVAQKFIEYHTQLFGFSKPNVEFLQGYIENLSDAGLKDNSFDIIISNCVINLSPDKKAVLKEAYRVLKDGGEMYFSDIYADCNLPEAIRTHKILWGECLGGALWWKDLFTIAEEVGFSTPHLAAAKRISVTNAELKEIVGDFKFVSAMYRLFKIPASCAKEKCCVTYNGSIRGFKEKLEFDVNYTFNEGEVVTVDEEVAAILQASRFARAFSIKPVGKVAACSGEDTPTKSKGTIVDPFKLTDPSAAGKTSSCATACSVPSKKCC, encoded by the exons TTCTTCTGAATGTCCTGGAGAGATGGGAATTCGAGAAGATGTGAAG GATTACTATGGAAGGAGACTGCAGAAGACTGAAGATCTGGTCCTGAATATGTGTGTCACTCCTGCTAAACCTCTCCCTAACTACGTACGGGATGTCTTGAAGGCTGTTCATGAAGAAGTGAGCTCAAA GTACTACGGATGTGGTCTTGTGGTTCCTGAATGTTTGGAAAACTGTTGGATCCTGGACCTGGGAAGTGGGAGTGGCCGGGATTGCTACATGCTCAGCAAGCTGGTGGGAGAGCGCGGTCATGTGACTGGGATTGACATGACCGAGGGGCAG ATACAAGTTGCTCAGAAGTTTATTGAGTATCACACTCAGCTGTTTGGCTTCAGTAAGCCCAATGTTGAGTTCCTTCAAGGCTACATTGAAAATCTCAGCGATGCTGGATTGAAGGACAACAGCTTTGATATTATTAT atcaAACTGTGTGATTAACCTGTCGCCTGATAAAAAGGCTGTGCTGAAAGAAGCTTATCGAGTGTTAAAG GATGGGGGAGAAATGTACTTTAGTGACATCTATGCTGATTGCAACCTTCCAGAAGCTATAAGAACACACAAGATTTTGTGGG GCGAATGTCTCGGAGGAGCTCTGTGGTGGAAAGATCTCTTCACAATCGCAGAGGAAGTGGGATTCAGTACCCCTCACCTCGCCGCTGCCAAGAGAATTAGTGTGACGAATGCAGAGCTCAAGGAAATTGTTG GAGACTTCAAGTTTGTTTCTGCCATGTACAGATTGTTTAAAATCCCAGCCAGCTGTGCGAAAGAAAAATGCTGCGTAACGTACAATGGATCAATCCGAGGCTTTAAAGAAAAGCTGGAGTTTGATGTCAACTACACTTTTAAT GAAGGTGAGGTGGTAACTGTGGATGAAGAGGTGGCAGCAATTCTCCAGGCATCGCGATTTGCTCGTGCATTCAGCATTAAACCAGTTGGGAAAGTGGCTGCATGTTCTGGAGAAGATACACCCACAAAATCAAAG GGTACCATTGTTGATCCATTCAAGCTGACTGACCCATCAGCAGCAGGAAAGACCTCGTCCTGTGCAACAGCCTGCAGTGTACCGAGCAAAAAGTGCTGCTGA
- the as3mt gene encoding arsenite methyltransferase isoform X2 yields MGIREDVKDYYGRRLQKTEDLVLNMCVTPAKPLPNYVRDVLKAVHEEVSSKYYGCGLVVPECLENCWILDLGSGSGRDCYMLSKLVGERGHVTGIDMTEGQIQVAQKFIEYHTQLFGFSKPNVEFLQGYIENLSDAGLKDNSFDIIISNCVINLSPDKKAVLKEAYRVLKDGGEMYFSDIYADCNLPEAIRTHKILWGECLGGALWWKDLFTIAEEVGFSTPHLAAAKRISVTNAELKEIVGDFKFVSAMYRLFKIPASCAKEKCCVTYNGSIRGFKEKLEFDVNYTFNEGEVVTVDEEVAAILQASRFARAFSIKPVGKVAACSGEDTPTKSKGTIVDPFKLTDPSAAGKTSSCATACSVPSKKCC; encoded by the exons ATGGGAATTCGAGAAGATGTGAAG GATTACTATGGAAGGAGACTGCAGAAGACTGAAGATCTGGTCCTGAATATGTGTGTCACTCCTGCTAAACCTCTCCCTAACTACGTACGGGATGTCTTGAAGGCTGTTCATGAAGAAGTGAGCTCAAA GTACTACGGATGTGGTCTTGTGGTTCCTGAATGTTTGGAAAACTGTTGGATCCTGGACCTGGGAAGTGGGAGTGGCCGGGATTGCTACATGCTCAGCAAGCTGGTGGGAGAGCGCGGTCATGTGACTGGGATTGACATGACCGAGGGGCAG ATACAAGTTGCTCAGAAGTTTATTGAGTATCACACTCAGCTGTTTGGCTTCAGTAAGCCCAATGTTGAGTTCCTTCAAGGCTACATTGAAAATCTCAGCGATGCTGGATTGAAGGACAACAGCTTTGATATTATTAT atcaAACTGTGTGATTAACCTGTCGCCTGATAAAAAGGCTGTGCTGAAAGAAGCTTATCGAGTGTTAAAG GATGGGGGAGAAATGTACTTTAGTGACATCTATGCTGATTGCAACCTTCCAGAAGCTATAAGAACACACAAGATTTTGTGGG GCGAATGTCTCGGAGGAGCTCTGTGGTGGAAAGATCTCTTCACAATCGCAGAGGAAGTGGGATTCAGTACCCCTCACCTCGCCGCTGCCAAGAGAATTAGTGTGACGAATGCAGAGCTCAAGGAAATTGTTG GAGACTTCAAGTTTGTTTCTGCCATGTACAGATTGTTTAAAATCCCAGCCAGCTGTGCGAAAGAAAAATGCTGCGTAACGTACAATGGATCAATCCGAGGCTTTAAAGAAAAGCTGGAGTTTGATGTCAACTACACTTTTAAT GAAGGTGAGGTGGTAACTGTGGATGAAGAGGTGGCAGCAATTCTCCAGGCATCGCGATTTGCTCGTGCATTCAGCATTAAACCAGTTGGGAAAGTGGCTGCATGTTCTGGAGAAGATACACCCACAAAATCAAAG GGTACCATTGTTGATCCATTCAAGCTGACTGACCCATCAGCAGCAGGAAAGACCTCGTCCTGTGCAACAGCCTGCAGTGTACCGAGCAAAAAGTGCTGCTGA
- the as3mt gene encoding arsenite methyltransferase isoform X4 — MAQQQGHGESSSECPGEMGIREDVKDYYGRRLQKTEDLVLNMCVTPAKPLPNYVRDVLKAVHEEVSSKYYGCGLVVPECLENCWILDLGSGSGRDCYMLSKLVGERGHVTGIDMTEGQIQVAQKFIEYHTQLFGFSKPNVEFLQGYIENLSDAGLKDNSFDIIISNCVINLSPDKKAVLKEAYRVLKDGGEMYFSDIYADCNLPEAIRTHKILWGECLGGALWWKDLFTIAEEVGFSTPHLAAAKRISVTNAELKEIVGDFKFVSAMYRLFKIPASCAKEKCCVTYNGSIRGFKEKLEFDVNYTFNVKLRKVRW, encoded by the exons TTCTTCTGAATGTCCTGGAGAGATGGGAATTCGAGAAGATGTGAAG GATTACTATGGAAGGAGACTGCAGAAGACTGAAGATCTGGTCCTGAATATGTGTGTCACTCCTGCTAAACCTCTCCCTAACTACGTACGGGATGTCTTGAAGGCTGTTCATGAAGAAGTGAGCTCAAA GTACTACGGATGTGGTCTTGTGGTTCCTGAATGTTTGGAAAACTGTTGGATCCTGGACCTGGGAAGTGGGAGTGGCCGGGATTGCTACATGCTCAGCAAGCTGGTGGGAGAGCGCGGTCATGTGACTGGGATTGACATGACCGAGGGGCAG ATACAAGTTGCTCAGAAGTTTATTGAGTATCACACTCAGCTGTTTGGCTTCAGTAAGCCCAATGTTGAGTTCCTTCAAGGCTACATTGAAAATCTCAGCGATGCTGGATTGAAGGACAACAGCTTTGATATTATTAT atcaAACTGTGTGATTAACCTGTCGCCTGATAAAAAGGCTGTGCTGAAAGAAGCTTATCGAGTGTTAAAG GATGGGGGAGAAATGTACTTTAGTGACATCTATGCTGATTGCAACCTTCCAGAAGCTATAAGAACACACAAGATTTTGTGGG GCGAATGTCTCGGAGGAGCTCTGTGGTGGAAAGATCTCTTCACAATCGCAGAGGAAGTGGGATTCAGTACCCCTCACCTCGCCGCTGCCAAGAGAATTAGTGTGACGAATGCAGAGCTCAAGGAAATTGTTG GAGACTTCAAGTTTGTTTCTGCCATGTACAGATTGTTTAAAATCCCAGCCAGCTGTGCGAAAGAAAAATGCTGCGTAACGTACAATGGATCAATCCGAGGCTTTAAAGAAAAGCTGGAGTTTGATGTCAACTACACTTTTAATGTAAAGCTCAG GAAGGTGAGGTGGTAA
- the as3mt gene encoding arsenite methyltransferase isoform X3 → MCVTPAKPLPNYVRDVLKAVHEEVSSKYYGCGLVVPECLENCWILDLGSGSGRDCYMLSKLVGERGHVTGIDMTEGQIQVAQKFIEYHTQLFGFSKPNVEFLQGYIENLSDAGLKDNSFDIIISNCVINLSPDKKAVLKEAYRVLKDGGEMYFSDIYADCNLPEAIRTHKILWGECLGGALWWKDLFTIAEEVGFSTPHLAAAKRISVTNAELKEIVGDFKFVSAMYRLFKIPASCAKEKCCVTYNGSIRGFKEKLEFDVNYTFNEGEVVTVDEEVAAILQASRFARAFSIKPVGKVAACSGEDTPTKSKGTIVDPFKLTDPSAAGKTSSCATACSVPSKKCC, encoded by the exons ATGTGTGTCACTCCTGCTAAACCTCTCCCTAACTACGTACGGGATGTCTTGAAGGCTGTTCATGAAGAAGTGAGCTCAAA GTACTACGGATGTGGTCTTGTGGTTCCTGAATGTTTGGAAAACTGTTGGATCCTGGACCTGGGAAGTGGGAGTGGCCGGGATTGCTACATGCTCAGCAAGCTGGTGGGAGAGCGCGGTCATGTGACTGGGATTGACATGACCGAGGGGCAG ATACAAGTTGCTCAGAAGTTTATTGAGTATCACACTCAGCTGTTTGGCTTCAGTAAGCCCAATGTTGAGTTCCTTCAAGGCTACATTGAAAATCTCAGCGATGCTGGATTGAAGGACAACAGCTTTGATATTATTAT atcaAACTGTGTGATTAACCTGTCGCCTGATAAAAAGGCTGTGCTGAAAGAAGCTTATCGAGTGTTAAAG GATGGGGGAGAAATGTACTTTAGTGACATCTATGCTGATTGCAACCTTCCAGAAGCTATAAGAACACACAAGATTTTGTGGG GCGAATGTCTCGGAGGAGCTCTGTGGTGGAAAGATCTCTTCACAATCGCAGAGGAAGTGGGATTCAGTACCCCTCACCTCGCCGCTGCCAAGAGAATTAGTGTGACGAATGCAGAGCTCAAGGAAATTGTTG GAGACTTCAAGTTTGTTTCTGCCATGTACAGATTGTTTAAAATCCCAGCCAGCTGTGCGAAAGAAAAATGCTGCGTAACGTACAATGGATCAATCCGAGGCTTTAAAGAAAAGCTGGAGTTTGATGTCAACTACACTTTTAAT GAAGGTGAGGTGGTAACTGTGGATGAAGAGGTGGCAGCAATTCTCCAGGCATCGCGATTTGCTCGTGCATTCAGCATTAAACCAGTTGGGAAAGTGGCTGCATGTTCTGGAGAAGATACACCCACAAAATCAAAG GGTACCATTGTTGATCCATTCAAGCTGACTGACCCATCAGCAGCAGGAAAGACCTCGTCCTGTGCAACAGCCTGCAGTGTACCGAGCAAAAAGTGCTGCTGA